The Rhizobium sp. WSM4643 genome has a window encoding:
- the repC gene encoding plasmid replication protein RepC, protein MESGYVTTPFGRRPMSLGMLASQQLAETIEPGMKRSKWKLFRAICEARPALGVTDRALTVLDALLTFYPDDEISEEKGLIVFPSNAQLSLRARGMTPATLRRHLAVLVEAGLILRKDSPNGKRYARRDRAGTVGEAFGFSVAPLLARAVEIENLAAQAVADRELLRAVRERLTICRRDISKLIATAFEEEVSGDWEGISVMFRTLLARIPRVATTEQLTPLLDEMGLLRAEIVNLLEKQINTQKIDANESQIEHHKQSSNPNSSHELEPSFETKQGETAVADLEPNAGPPDEQRLKQPKLSGNRAGGAADPGAGHNLKSFPLGLVLQACPGILDYGPGGTIGNWRDLMSAAVVVRSMLGVSPSAYEEACSGMGPENAATVIACILERGGHINSPGGYLRDLTRRTERGEFAIGPMLMALVRANAPTARRAS, encoded by the coding sequence ATGGAGAGTGGATATGTGACGACGCCCTTTGGGCGGCGGCCGATGTCTCTTGGCATGCTGGCAAGCCAGCAACTGGCCGAGACCATCGAGCCGGGGATGAAGCGCAGCAAGTGGAAGCTGTTCAGGGCGATCTGCGAAGCGCGGCCGGCGCTCGGCGTTACCGATCGGGCGCTGACGGTGCTCGACGCGCTTCTGACCTTCTACCCAGACGACGAGATCTCCGAGGAGAAGGGCCTGATTGTCTTCCCGTCGAATGCGCAGCTTTCGCTTCGCGCCCGCGGCATGACGCCAGCGACCCTCAGGCGGCATCTTGCCGTTCTGGTCGAGGCCGGCCTGATCCTGCGCAAGGACAGCCCGAATGGAAAGCGCTATGCGCGACGCGACAGGGCAGGGACCGTCGGCGAGGCCTTCGGGTTCAGCGTAGCACCGCTTCTGGCGCGTGCAGTGGAAATCGAAAACCTGGCCGCCCAGGCGGTTGCCGACCGGGAACTGCTGCGCGCAGTCAGGGAACGGTTGACCATTTGCCGGCGCGACATCTCCAAGCTGATTGCGACGGCCTTCGAAGAAGAGGTCTCCGGTGATTGGGAAGGCATTTCGGTGATGTTTCGAACGCTCCTCGCCCGGATTCCGCGCGTGGCGACCACTGAGCAATTGACCCCGCTACTCGATGAGATGGGGTTGCTTCGGGCTGAAATCGTCAACTTGCTGGAAAAGCAGATAAACACACAAAAAATAGACGCCAATGAGTCTCAGATTGAGCATCACAAACAGAGTTCAAATCCCAACTCCTCTCATGAACTTGAACCAAGCTTCGAAACGAAGCAGGGCGAAACGGCAGTTGCCGATCTTGAACCGAATGCCGGACCGCCGGACGAGCAAAGACTGAAACAACCGAAGCTTTCCGGCAACAGGGCGGGGGGCGCCGCCGATCCAGGGGCCGGGCATAACCTGAAATCCTTCCCGCTCGGCCTCGTCCTCCAAGCCTGCCCCGGTATTCTCGACTACGGGCCTGGCGGAACCATCGGCAACTGGCGAGATTTGATGTCGGCTGCTGTCGTCGTGCGCTCGATGCTCGGCGTCAGTCCCTCGGCCTATGAGGAAGCCTGCTCCGGCATGGGGCCGGAAAATGCCGCCACCGTGATTGCCTGCATTCTGGAAAGGGGAGGCCACATCAACTCGCCCGGCGGTTATCTCAGAGATCTGACCCGCAGGACCGAGAGGGGTGAGTTTGCGATCGGCCCGATGCTGATGGCGCTCGTGCGGGCGAACGCGCCAACAGCAAGGCGTGCCAGTTGA
- a CDS encoding dihydrodipicolinate synthase family protein, which produces MTQKFGLSVALATPFDSHGGIMIEAMIEQARRSLAAGCSSVTLFGTTGEGSSIGTKERERVLTSMLDNGIAAKQIIVGVLVDAAEDAAMQAGHALSEGARNILLAPPSYFKNVTDDGVFQWFSAVFAILGEKARDIIVYNIPSVTMVPLSVSLIGRLRTAFPNIVTGVKDSSGDWPFTEALLKAHGDLVILVGDERHLAKGVRLGGQGAISGMANFVPHEVKLMAEDGKDDSRIEDFVDELLKFPVTAAVKAMVAHLTSDEIWLAVRPPLVSISGEGQAQLALAFDTLFRSKAA; this is translated from the coding sequence TTGACACAAAAATTCGGGCTCTCAGTCGCTCTCGCCACACCATTCGACAGCCACGGCGGCATCATGATCGAGGCGATGATCGAGCAGGCACGGCGAAGCCTCGCGGCCGGATGTTCGAGCGTGACGCTGTTCGGGACGACGGGTGAAGGTTCTTCCATCGGAACCAAGGAACGTGAACGTGTTCTCACTTCCATGCTTGATAATGGGATAGCAGCAAAGCAAATCATCGTCGGCGTGCTGGTCGACGCGGCCGAGGATGCGGCGATGCAGGCCGGGCATGCGCTTTCCGAGGGAGCCCGCAATATCCTTCTTGCTCCCCCTTCCTACTTCAAAAACGTCACTGACGACGGCGTCTTCCAGTGGTTTTCGGCTGTTTTCGCCATCCTGGGCGAGAAGGCGCGAGACATTATCGTCTACAACATTCCCTCGGTCACCATGGTCCCGCTGAGCGTATCGCTGATCGGCCGGCTGCGGACCGCCTTTCCCAATATCGTCACGGGCGTCAAGGATTCTTCCGGCGACTGGCCGTTCACGGAAGCGCTGTTGAAGGCGCATGGCGATCTTGTCATCCTGGTGGGGGACGAACGTCATCTGGCGAAGGGCGTGCGGCTTGGCGGCCAGGGTGCGATCTCCGGCATGGCGAATTTCGTACCCCACGAAGTCAAGCTGATGGCAGAAGACGGCAAGGACGATTCCCGCATCGAGGATTTCGTTGACGAACTGCTGAAATTTCCGGTGACCGCTGCTGTGAAAGCGATGGTCGCTCACCTCACGTCGGATGAAATCTGGCTTGCGGTTCGCCCGCCACTCGTTTCAATATCCGGCGAAGGGCAGGCGCAACTCGCTCTTGCGTTCGACACTCTTTTCCGCTCGAAAGCGGCATAG
- a CDS encoding GntR family transcriptional regulator, translating into MLLGEAMDGTDEQPTLREKAYESFTRHLLARDVRPGQFVSQRRLVELTGLTLGAIRELIPRLEAEGLIKTVPQRGLQIAHIDLNLIREAFQLRVFLEKEAVALFTRSASDETIAGLLKQHRDIADAIRNGDGSHELEVHAQAVDWGMHDAFIDALGNTIISNAYRVNSIKMRLISQDRFRIDGHVGPVMGEHLKVLEAIERRSAEDAVNSLVAHINHARDRALRI; encoded by the coding sequence ATGCTTCTGGGAGAGGCGATGGACGGAACGGACGAGCAGCCGACACTGCGGGAAAAGGCGTATGAGAGCTTCACACGCCACCTTCTTGCGCGTGACGTGCGCCCCGGCCAGTTCGTTTCGCAGCGCCGCCTCGTTGAGCTGACGGGGTTGACGCTTGGCGCCATCCGCGAACTCATCCCGAGGCTCGAAGCCGAAGGCCTGATCAAGACGGTGCCCCAGCGGGGGTTGCAGATTGCGCATATCGACCTGAACCTTATTCGCGAGGCGTTCCAGCTGCGCGTCTTCCTGGAGAAGGAAGCAGTCGCGCTTTTCACCCGCTCTGCGTCGGACGAGACGATCGCCGGGCTGCTGAAGCAGCATCGAGATATCGCCGACGCCATTCGAAACGGCGATGGATCGCACGAGTTGGAGGTGCACGCGCAAGCTGTCGATTGGGGCATGCACGATGCCTTTATCGATGCGCTTGGAAATACCATCATCTCGAATGCCTACCGGGTGAACTCGATCAAGATGCGCCTGATCAGTCAGGACCGTTTTCGCATCGATGGTCACGTCGGACCTGTCATGGGCGAGCATCTGAAAGTGCTCGAGGCGATCGAACGACGATCGGCGGAGGACGCCGTCAACAGCCTTGTCGCACACATCAATCACGCAAGAGATCGTGCGCTCAGGATATAA
- a CDS encoding ABC transporter substrate-binding protein: MSSFLNPTRRGFLAGTAAFGASSMLGVRLASAAVDWKRFAGTTLEVNLVKSPRSEILLKYLSEFEELTGIKVNAEATPEQQQRQKTTIELSSGKPSFDVVHMSYHVQKRQFEKGGWLADIGGFLKDPSLTDPSLVETDFAEAGLTFAKDPDGVLRSLPFSVDYWIIYWNKALFEKKGLSYPTTFEELASAAEALTDPSSNTYGFVARGLKNANTPVWTSLLLGYGSSPLGPDGKLRTTSQEAIDAAKLYQRLMTKTAPPGVSGFNWAEAQSAFLQGKIGMWLDGVGFAPPIENPEKSRVVGQVGYGIMPKGPKAQAAGTFGDGLGVVAASQKKEAGYLFCQWAISHEMGARLLQAGAGVPFRQSVLEDAKVREGVKMPGAWLDAVVGSGKISQLALPVIIPVTEFRDVYGVGLTNMIGGADPETELKAATAQFEPVLAKSEG; the protein is encoded by the coding sequence ATGTCATCGTTTTTGAACCCGACGAGGCGCGGCTTTCTGGCGGGTACGGCCGCTTTTGGCGCCAGCAGCATGCTCGGCGTGCGGTTGGCATCGGCTGCCGTCGATTGGAAGCGCTTTGCCGGCACGACGCTCGAAGTCAACCTGGTCAAGAGCCCACGCAGCGAAATACTTCTGAAGTACCTGTCTGAATTCGAGGAACTCACCGGCATCAAGGTCAATGCCGAAGCGACGCCCGAACAACAGCAGCGTCAGAAGACGACCATCGAGCTGAGCTCCGGCAAGCCGAGCTTCGACGTCGTGCACATGAGCTATCATGTCCAGAAGCGGCAGTTCGAAAAGGGCGGCTGGCTTGCCGATATCGGCGGTTTCCTCAAGGACCCCTCTCTGACCGACCCGTCTCTGGTTGAAACCGACTTTGCCGAAGCCGGCCTGACTTTTGCCAAAGATCCGGACGGCGTTCTGCGTTCGCTTCCATTCTCGGTCGATTACTGGATCATCTATTGGAACAAGGCGCTGTTCGAGAAGAAGGGGCTTTCCTACCCGACGACGTTCGAAGAACTCGCCAGTGCTGCGGAGGCGCTCACCGATCCTTCGAGCAACACCTACGGCTTCGTCGCCCGCGGCCTGAAGAACGCCAATACGCCGGTCTGGACGTCGCTGCTGCTCGGCTATGGCTCGAGCCCGCTCGGCCCTGATGGCAAGCTGCGCACGACATCGCAGGAAGCGATCGATGCGGCCAAGCTCTATCAAAGGCTGATGACCAAGACAGCCCCTCCCGGCGTCTCCGGCTTCAACTGGGCCGAGGCGCAGTCTGCCTTTCTGCAGGGCAAGATCGGCATGTGGCTGGATGGCGTTGGTTTTGCGCCGCCGATCGAGAATCCGGAAAAGTCGCGCGTCGTCGGCCAGGTCGGTTACGGCATCATGCCGAAAGGTCCGAAGGCACAGGCCGCGGGCACTTTCGGCGACGGGCTTGGCGTCGTCGCGGCAAGCCAGAAAAAGGAGGCCGGCTATCTCTTCTGCCAATGGGCGATTTCGCATGAAATGGGCGCGCGTCTGCTGCAAGCCGGCGCCGGTGTTCCTTTCCGCCAGTCCGTCCTCGAGGACGCAAAGGTTCGCGAAGGCGTCAAAATGCCGGGTGCATGGCTTGATGCCGTCGTCGGTTCCGGCAAGATCTCGCAGCTCGCGCTGCCGGTCATCATTCCGGTCACCGAGTTCCGCGACGTCTATGGCGTCGGTCTCACCAACATGATCGGCGGCGCCGATCCCGAAACAGAACTGAAGGCAGCGACGGCACAGTTCGAACCCGTCCTGGCAAAAAGCGAGGGATAA
- a CDS encoding carbohydrate ABC transporter permease, translating to MASTSIETAAVAKTLKGRSKPDRFAPNYWPFVIPALIVIAAVIVFPWVFTVWMSVNSWTLGQSQVFAGLDNYVRLATDMRFWESLWHTVVYTTLSVVVPLFLGTLAALIFDAQFPLRGLIRGIFVMPMMATPVAIALVWTMMFHPQLGVLNYLLSFIGIGPQEWIYNQSSVIPSLVLVETWQWTPLIMLIVLGGLAAVPREPYESAEIDGANVWQKFRYLTLPMIAPFLMIAVIIRSIDAVKSFDIIYAMTQGGPGTASETINIYLYNTAFAYYDIGYGSAMAVIFFILIVLLSFVLMMLRQRVNWSDGEAR from the coding sequence ATGGCCTCGACAAGCATCGAAACGGCTGCCGTGGCCAAGACGTTGAAAGGAAGGAGCAAACCGGACCGGTTTGCTCCCAACTACTGGCCGTTCGTCATCCCGGCGCTCATCGTCATAGCCGCCGTCATCGTCTTTCCGTGGGTGTTTACGGTCTGGATGAGCGTCAACAGCTGGACGCTCGGCCAGTCGCAGGTCTTTGCGGGGCTGGACAATTACGTACGCCTCGCCACCGACATGCGTTTTTGGGAGTCGCTGTGGCATACGGTGGTCTATACGACGCTCTCGGTGGTGGTTCCCCTGTTTCTCGGGACGCTCGCGGCGCTGATTTTCGATGCTCAATTTCCGTTGCGCGGTCTTATACGCGGCATATTCGTGATGCCGATGATGGCCACACCCGTCGCCATTGCCCTCGTCTGGACGATGATGTTCCATCCGCAGCTCGGCGTCCTTAACTATCTCCTCTCCTTCATCGGCATCGGCCCGCAGGAGTGGATCTATAATCAGAGCAGCGTCATCCCGTCGCTGGTGCTGGTCGAGACCTGGCAGTGGACGCCGCTTATCATGCTGATCGTGCTCGGCGGTCTGGCAGCGGTTCCGCGCGAGCCCTATGAAAGTGCTGAAATCGACGGCGCCAATGTCTGGCAGAAATTCCGCTATCTGACGCTGCCGATGATCGCGCCGTTCCTGATGATTGCCGTGATCATCCGCAGCATCGATGCGGTGAAAAGTTTCGACATCATCTATGCCATGACCCAAGGCGGTCCCGGCACGGCGTCGGAGACGATCAACATCTATCTCTACAACACCGCTTTCGCCTATTACGATATCGGCTATGGTTCGGCGATGGCGGTTATCTTCTTCATCCTCATCGTCCTGCTCTCCTTCGTCCTTATGATGCTCCGGCAGCGCGTGAACTGGTCCGACGGGGAGGCACGCTGA
- a CDS encoding carbohydrate ABC transporter permease, translating to MKRKTLDRIGLLFVALVMISPVVLFFLWMISLSLKYEIDSGAYPPIFIPERLAWSNYLKVFEENNFFLYLWNSVLVTGAATLLALLIGVPAGYGIARLKAEKSAMVIMIARMTPGLSFLIPLFLLFQWLNLLGTLMPQIIIHLVVTVPIVVWIMIGYFETTPMELEEAASIDGATPWQVFRLVALPIARPGIVVAFILSVIFSWNNFVFGIVLASRETRTLPVAVYNMLSFEQVSWGPLAAAALIVTLPVLILTVFAQRQIVAGLTAGAVK from the coding sequence ATGAAGCGCAAGACACTCGATCGCATCGGACTGCTGTTTGTTGCCCTGGTGATGATCTCGCCGGTCGTCCTGTTCTTCCTCTGGATGATCTCGCTGTCACTGAAATATGAGATCGACAGCGGCGCCTATCCGCCGATCTTCATTCCGGAGCGCTTGGCCTGGTCGAATTATCTGAAGGTCTTCGAAGAGAACAACTTCTTCCTCTATCTTTGGAATTCGGTGCTGGTGACGGGTGCGGCCACACTTCTGGCGCTGCTGATTGGCGTACCGGCCGGATACGGCATCGCACGGCTGAAGGCGGAGAAGTCCGCGATGGTCATCATGATAGCGCGCATGACGCCCGGCCTTTCCTTCCTGATCCCGCTCTTCCTGCTGTTCCAGTGGCTGAACCTGCTCGGCACACTCATGCCGCAAATCATCATCCATCTCGTCGTCACCGTGCCGATCGTCGTGTGGATCATGATCGGCTATTTCGAGACGACGCCGATGGAGCTGGAAGAGGCTGCAAGCATCGATGGTGCAACACCCTGGCAGGTTTTCCGCCTGGTCGCCTTGCCGATCGCCAGGCCGGGCATCGTCGTCGCCTTCATCCTGTCGGTCATCTTCTCGTGGAACAACTTCGTCTTCGGCATCGTGCTTGCCAGCCGCGAGACGCGCACGCTTCCTGTTGCGGTTTACAACATGCTCTCGTTCGAACAGGTCAGTTGGGGACCGCTCGCGGCTGCCGCGTTGATCGTCACCTTGCCTGTGCTGATCTTGACGGTATTTGCGCAACGGCAGATCGTGGCGGGCCTGACGGCCGGAGCCGTCAAGTGA
- a CDS encoding sugar kinase, which produces MTTSTAFEQPPGLARRVLCVGAAVMDTLFRVRSLPTGQGKILPYDMLKIAEGMASSAAFAVARLGGHASLWGAVGNDATGDRIIADLSESGIDTSGMLRVEGARSAISTILVDDQGERLIVPFYDAGLHETVKPVTAEDISSFDAVLVDVRWPKLALRTLLGAREAGKPAILDGDVASDGVIEMLAPAASHIVFSQPAAERLSGAAELVKVVGLLKRKFEHAFISVTAGEYGCFWFDDLTGEVVHLAAPKVRAVDTLAAGDIFHGAFALATAEGMPIEKTMRFASMAAALKCQVFGGRTGAPNRAEVGDALRDWDVGVSRSALLPL; this is translated from the coding sequence TTGACGACTTCTACTGCCTTCGAGCAGCCTCCAGGTCTGGCGCGCCGCGTCTTGTGTGTCGGCGCGGCGGTTATGGACACCCTGTTTCGCGTCCGTTCGCTACCCACCGGCCAGGGCAAAATTCTGCCCTACGACATGCTGAAGATCGCCGAGGGCATGGCGTCGAGCGCCGCCTTTGCGGTCGCCCGGCTGGGCGGCCATGCCAGCCTCTGGGGTGCCGTCGGCAATGACGCCACCGGCGATCGCATCATTGCCGATCTCAGCGAGAGCGGTATAGATACGAGCGGCATGCTGCGTGTGGAAGGCGCCCGCTCGGCGATCTCTACCATCCTTGTCGATGATCAGGGCGAGCGCCTCATTGTGCCTTTCTACGATGCGGGCCTGCACGAGACGGTCAAGCCGGTCACAGCAGAGGACATTTCTTCTTTCGACGCGGTTCTGGTTGACGTCCGGTGGCCGAAGCTCGCACTGCGGACGCTGTTGGGAGCCCGAGAGGCAGGCAAGCCGGCCATTCTCGATGGTGATGTCGCAAGCGATGGCGTGATCGAGATGCTGGCGCCGGCAGCCAGCCACATCGTGTTCTCGCAGCCGGCGGCCGAACGGCTTTCTGGAGCAGCCGAGCTGGTGAAGGTCGTCGGCCTTTTGAAACGAAAGTTCGAGCATGCTTTCATCAGCGTCACCGCTGGCGAATACGGCTGCTTCTGGTTCGATGACCTGACCGGCGAAGTCGTCCATCTTGCCGCTCCGAAGGTGAGGGCCGTCGATACGCTCGCAGCCGGCGATATCTTCCATGGCGCTTTTGCGCTGGCTACTGCGGAAGGCATGCCAATCGAAAAGACGATGCGCTTTGCATCCATGGCGGCGGCGCTCAAGTGCCAAGTGTTTGGCGGTCGTACCGGGGCACCTAACAGAGCCGAGGTCGGCGATGCCCTGCGGGATTGGGACGTCGGCGTTAGCCGCAGCGCTTTGCTCCCGTTATGA
- a CDS encoding carbohydrate ABC transporter permease has protein sequence MAKRSFKSSALPTILTYLGLAIGLVFSTFPIVWMFFSSLKSNTEIFALPPRLLPDDFTVAAYLTIFNDPVKVRFFINSYFVAGVVTCLTLVVAIVTAYGFSRYQFRFKNTLNIFIISTQTVPPITLLIPYFGMVVAFRIFDTYLALILTYMVFTLPYAVLLMTGYLNTLPKELDEAVLVDGGSSWTALWRVIVPVSIPGIVATAVYTFLLAWNEFLFALTLTKSMNLRTVPIGIQLLMGQHAFEWNEMMAMSVLGSLPLLVLYLVAQRYFLAGMTAGSVKS, from the coding sequence ATGGCAAAGCGTTCCTTCAAGAGTTCGGCATTGCCGACCATCCTGACCTATCTCGGCCTGGCGATCGGTCTTGTCTTCTCCACCTTTCCGATCGTGTGGATGTTTTTCAGCTCACTGAAATCGAATACGGAAATCTTCGCGCTTCCGCCGCGGCTGTTGCCGGATGATTTTACGGTGGCCGCCTATCTGACGATCTTCAACGATCCGGTGAAAGTCCGGTTCTTCATCAACAGCTACTTTGTCGCCGGCGTCGTCACCTGCCTGACTCTGGTCGTCGCGATCGTGACCGCCTACGGCTTCAGCCGCTATCAGTTCCGGTTCAAGAACACCTTGAACATCTTCATCATCAGCACCCAGACCGTTCCGCCGATCACCCTTCTCATCCCCTATTTCGGAATGGTGGTCGCCTTCAGGATCTTCGATACCTATCTGGCGCTGATCCTCACCTACATGGTCTTCACCCTGCCTTACGCCGTCCTGCTGATGACAGGCTATCTCAACACGCTGCCGAAAGAACTGGACGAGGCCGTCCTTGTCGACGGCGGCTCGAGCTGGACGGCGCTTTGGCGCGTCATCGTTCCCGTCTCCATCCCCGGGATCGTCGCCACGGCGGTCTACACGTTTCTGCTAGCCTGGAACGAATTCCTCTTTGCGCTGACGCTGACGAAATCGATGAACCTCAGAACGGTTCCGATCGGTATCCAGCTTCTGATGGGCCAGCACGCCTTCGAATGGAACGAGATGATGGCGATGAGCGTGCTCGGTTCCCTGCCCCTCCTGGTCCTTTATCTGGTTGCTCAACGCTACTTCCTGGCGGGCATGACCGCCGGCTCAGTCAAAAGCTGA
- a CDS encoding carbohydrate ABC transporter permease, producing MNHSATALVVAQSKARRKGWLRYSTLRKLVPYFYVSPASLLLVLLMLFPMVMVFRYSLMDGAIMKKDAAFAGVQNYMTIFENPVFWQSVVQTLYFTIMSVVFHFIIGLAFALLLNTNRVDPLIRSILRVLFILPWLFTAVIIAIIWRLLLDPNGVINSVLMALHIINFKVEWFSSTRTAIHALTFANIWAGYPLYMVSLLAGLQGISKELYEAAGIDGANEVQKFWYITIPQLMPIIISIALLDFIWTMQVFPLVWMTTGGGPIYSTEVLSTFTYKLAFSQYEFSLASASAMIILIISMSVTYFYIKHQQRR from the coding sequence ATGAACCATTCGGCTACGGCTCTGGTCGTTGCGCAATCCAAAGCGCGGAGAAAAGGATGGCTTCGTTACAGCACCTTGAGGAAGCTGGTGCCGTATTTCTACGTTTCGCCGGCGAGCCTGCTGCTTGTGCTGCTGATGCTGTTCCCCATGGTGATGGTCTTCAGATATTCGCTGATGGATGGCGCCATCATGAAAAAGGACGCTGCCTTCGCGGGCGTCCAGAATTATATGACCATCTTCGAAAATCCGGTCTTCTGGCAGTCGGTGGTACAGACGCTTTACTTCACGATCATGAGCGTCGTCTTCCACTTCATCATCGGCCTGGCATTCGCGCTGCTGTTGAACACCAACCGCGTCGATCCGCTTATTCGCAGCATCCTGCGTGTACTCTTCATCCTGCCCTGGCTGTTCACCGCCGTCATCATCGCCATCATCTGGCGCCTGCTGCTCGACCCGAACGGCGTCATCAACAGCGTGCTGATGGCGCTCCATATCATCAACTTCAAGGTCGAGTGGTTTTCGTCGACACGCACCGCCATTCACGCTTTGACCTTCGCAAACATCTGGGCAGGCTATCCGCTCTACATGGTCAGCCTGCTCGCCGGCCTCCAGGGCATTTCGAAGGAGCTTTACGAGGCAGCCGGTATCGACGGCGCGAACGAAGTGCAAAAGTTCTGGTACATCACCATTCCGCAGCTGATGCCGATCATCATCAGCATCGCGCTCCTCGATTTCATCTGGACGATGCAGGTTTTTCCGCTGGTGTGGATGACGACGGGCGGCGGCCCGATCTATTCGACGGAAGTGCTTTCCACCTTCACCTATAAGCTCGCCTTCTCCCAGTACGAATTCTCACTGGCTTCGGCGAGTGCGATGATCATCCTGATTATCTCGATGAGCGTTACCTATTTCTATATCAAACACCAGCAGCGCAGGTAA
- a CDS encoding ABC transporter substrate-binding protein, producing MNIRKFGVTMRAAVAVWALCATSAFADTTIEFIQWWEPEMPSGALRGIMNDFEAKNPGIKVTLVSGPYATTRDQIVVGAASGTLSDVVGLDGAWVNGLSKQGAIASMDELMEKAKYDKSQITDIVKVDGKSVMFPLASFVYPVFVNLDISKAAGVDKLPTTRTEFAEAAKKMTDASKNQYGWVLPLSLQSPSGIQNDVMSWVWASGASMMKDGKPDLENAAVVGTLDYIASLNKEGVISPGIFAKKEQDKVEEFVNGRVGMMVDSLAHVNLIRERNPKLNFGISALPATDGYTGKRGMPYASWGIGISEGSQHKEEAWKLVEYLMSPDVNGRLVSIANAFPGNVHAKPDFVASDPIFAEAFKIFQSGYPANEFVGLPVAEELMRDMNVEVQKMFDGGQSAKEAAANTEKAWLAKF from the coding sequence ATGAATATCAGAAAATTCGGCGTGACCATGCGGGCGGCCGTAGCGGTATGGGCGCTCTGCGCCACATCCGCGTTTGCCGACACCACCATCGAGTTCATTCAATGGTGGGAACCCGAAATGCCGTCCGGCGCCCTGCGCGGCATTATGAACGATTTCGAGGCCAAAAATCCCGGCATTAAGGTGACGCTGGTTAGCGGTCCCTATGCCACGACGCGTGACCAGATCGTCGTCGGCGCAGCCTCCGGAACGCTGAGCGACGTGGTAGGGCTGGATGGTGCCTGGGTAAACGGGCTCTCCAAGCAGGGCGCGATCGCCTCGATGGACGAACTGATGGAGAAGGCGAAATACGACAAGAGCCAGATCACCGATATCGTCAAGGTCGATGGCAAGAGCGTGATGTTCCCGCTGGCATCCTTCGTCTACCCGGTCTTCGTCAATCTGGATATCTCCAAGGCAGCCGGCGTCGACAAGCTGCCGACCACGCGCACGGAATTCGCCGAAGCCGCGAAGAAGATGACCGACGCCTCGAAGAACCAGTACGGCTGGGTTCTGCCGCTGTCGCTGCAGTCTCCGAGTGGAATCCAGAACGACGTGATGTCCTGGGTCTGGGCCTCCGGCGCCTCGATGATGAAGGACGGCAAGCCTGACCTCGAAAATGCCGCCGTCGTCGGCACGCTCGACTATATCGCCTCCCTCAACAAGGAAGGCGTTATTTCTCCCGGCATCTTCGCCAAGAAGGAACAGGACAAGGTCGAGGAATTCGTCAACGGCCGCGTCGGCATGATGGTGGATTCCCTCGCCCATGTGAACCTCATCCGCGAGCGCAATCCGAAGCTCAATTTCGGCATCTCCGCCTTGCCGGCCACTGACGGCTACACAGGCAAGCGCGGCATGCCCTATGCGTCCTGGGGCATCGGCATCAGCGAGGGCAGCCAGCACAAGGAAGAGGCCTGGAAGCTCGTCGAATACCTGATGAGCCCTGACGTCAACGGCCGTCTGGTCTCGATTGCCAACGCCTTCCCCGGCAACGTCCATGCCAAGCCGGACTTCGTGGCCTCGGACCCGATCTTCGCGGAAGCCTTCAAAATCTTCCAGAGCGGTTATCCGGCGAACGAATTCGTCGGCCTTCCGGTTGCCGAAGAGCTGATGCGCGACATGAATGTCGAAGTTCAGAAGATGTTCGACGGCGGGCAGTCAGCCAAGGAGGCAGCTGCCAACACCGAGAAGGCTTGGCTGGCGAAGTTCTAA